A portion of the Streptomyces coeruleoprunus genome contains these proteins:
- a CDS encoding DUF503 domain-containing protein produces MYVGTLSFDLLLGDVRSLKEKRSVVRPIVAELQRKFAVSVAETGNQNLHRRAEIGVAMVSGDAGHLTGVLDRCERLVAARPEVELLSVRRRIHTDEE; encoded by the coding sequence ATGTATGTGGGGACGCTGTCCTTCGATCTGCTCCTCGGCGACGTCCGGTCGCTGAAGGAGAAGCGCTCCGTCGTCCGGCCGATCGTCGCCGAACTCCAGCGCAAATTCGCGGTGAGTGTGGCGGAGACCGGCAACCAGAACCTCCATCGCAGGGCCGAGATCGGCGTGGCGATGGTCTCCGGGGACGCCGGACACCTCACAGGGGTGCTGGACCGGTGTGAACGCCTCGTGGCCGCCCGGCCCGAGGTGGAGCTGCTGTCCGTACGGCGGCGCATCCACACCGATGAAGAGTGA
- the infB gene encoding translation initiation factor IF-2 — MAKVRVYELAKEFGVESKVVMAKLQELGEFVRSASSTIEAPVVRKLTDALQGPGGTAGKSAAKPGAPRKAAPTAPAKRAGGAPTPGKPAAPSPAQAARPAAPKPGAPAPKPPVAEKPAAPAPGPRPTPGPKPAPAPKPAPAAPAPTKPEFTAPPSAPAAGTRPGATPGPRPAARPQGGGQPGAPRPGGPRPGQQAPRPGARPAGPRPGNNPFTSGGSTGMARPQAPRPGGAPRPGAPGAGGPRPQGAPGQAGPRPQAGPGGPRPTPGSMPRPQAPRPGAGPAGNRPNPGMMPQRPAAGPRPGPGGRGPGGAGRPGPGGGGGRPGFAGRPAGPGGGGRPGGGGGFGGPRPGGGGFGGGPGGGGGGRPGFGGRPGGPGGRGGTQGAFGRPGGPARRGRKSKRQRRQEYEAMQAPSVGGVMLPRGNGETVRLSRGASLTDFAEKINANPASLVAVMMNLGEMVTATQSVSDETLQLLGDEMNYTVQIVSPEEEDRELLESFDLEFGEDEGGEDHLVPRPPVVTVMGHVDHGKTRLLDAIRKTNVVAGEAGGITQHIGAYQVATQVNDEDRKITFIDTPGHEAFTAMRARGAKSTDIAILVVAANDGVMPQTVEALNHAKAADVPIVVAVNKIDVEGADPTKVRGQLTEYGLVAEEYGGDTMFVDISAKQGLNIDKLLEAVVLTADAALDLRANPEQDAQGIAIESHLDRGRGAVATVLVQRGTLRVGDTMVVGDAYGRVRAMLDDKGNNVEEATPSTPVLVLGLTNVPGAGDNFLVVDEDRTARQIAEKRAARERNAAFAKRVRRVSLEDLDKVLKAGQIQELNLIIKGDASGSVEALESSLLQLDVGEEVDIRVLHRGVGAVTESDIDLAMGSDAIVIGFNVRAAGRAAQMAEREGVDVRYYSVIYQAIEEIEAALKGLLKPEYEEVELGTAEIREVFRSSKLGNIAGVLIRSGEVKRNTKARLIRDGKVVAENLNIEGLRRFKDDVTEIREGYEGGINLGNFNDIKVDDIIATYEMREKPRG; from the coding sequence GTGGCTAAGGTCCGGGTATACGAACTCGCCAAGGAGTTCGGTGTGGAGAGCAAGGTCGTCATGGCCAAGCTCCAGGAACTCGGTGAATTCGTGCGTTCGGCGTCCTCGACGATCGAGGCGCCGGTTGTCCGTAAGTTGACCGACGCTTTGCAGGGGCCCGGCGGTACCGCCGGCAAGTCCGCTGCCAAGCCCGGCGCGCCTCGCAAGGCCGCGCCCACCGCCCCCGCCAAGCGCGCGGGTGGCGCCCCCACCCCTGGCAAGCCCGCCGCGCCCTCCCCGGCGCAGGCGGCACGTCCGGCCGCCCCGAAGCCCGGCGCCCCCGCGCCGAAGCCCCCGGTGGCCGAGAAGCCCGCGGCGCCGGCCCCCGGCCCGCGTCCGACTCCGGGTCCGAAGCCCGCACCGGCCCCCAAGCCGGCTCCTGCGGCCCCGGCCCCGACCAAGCCGGAGTTCACCGCGCCTCCGTCGGCCCCCGCCGCCGGTACGCGCCCCGGTGCGACCCCCGGCCCCCGTCCCGCCGCGCGCCCGCAGGGCGGCGGCCAGCCCGGCGCCCCGCGTCCGGGTGGCCCGCGCCCCGGCCAGCAGGCCCCGCGCCCGGGTGCCCGTCCGGCCGGTCCGCGTCCGGGCAACAACCCCTTCACGTCCGGCGGCTCCACCGGCATGGCGCGCCCGCAGGCGCCCCGTCCGGGCGGTGCCCCGCGTCCCGGCGCCCCCGGTGCCGGCGGCCCGCGTCCGCAGGGTGCTCCCGGCCAGGCCGGTCCGCGCCCGCAGGCCGGTCCCGGCGGCCCGCGCCCCACTCCCGGCTCCATGCCGCGTCCCCAGGCCCCGCGCCCGGGTGCCGGTCCGGCCGGTAACCGCCCGAACCCGGGCATGATGCCGCAGCGTCCGGCTGCCGGCCCGCGTCCCGGCCCCGGTGGCCGTGGTCCCGGCGGTGCCGGTCGTCCCGGTCCCGGTGGCGGCGGCGGTCGTCCCGGCTTCGCCGGCCGTCCGGCCGGTCCCGGCGGCGGCGGTCGTCCGGGCGGTGGCGGCGGCTTCGGCGGCCCGCGTCCCGGTGGCGGCGGCTTCGGCGGCGGCCCCGGCGGTGGCGGCGGCGGTCGTCCCGGCTTCGGTGGTCGTCCCGGCGGCCCCGGTGGCCGTGGTGGCACGCAGGGTGCGTTCGGCCGTCCCGGCGGTCCGGCGCGTCGTGGCCGCAAGTCGAAGCGTCAGAGGCGCCAGGAGTACGAGGCCATGCAGGCCCCGTCCGTGGGCGGCGTGATGCTGCCTCGCGGCAACGGCGAGACCGTTCGCCTGTCGCGCGGTGCGTCCCTCACCGACTTCGCGGAGAAGATCAACGCCAACCCGGCGTCGCTCGTCGCGGTCATGATGAACCTCGGCGAGATGGTCACGGCCACGCAGTCCGTCTCCGACGAGACGCTGCAGCTCCTCGGCGACGAGATGAACTACACGGTTCAGATCGTCAGCCCCGAGGAGGAGGACCGTGAGCTGCTCGAGTCGTTCGACCTCGAGTTCGGCGAGGACGAGGGCGGCGAGGACCACCTCGTGCCGCGTCCGCCGGTCGTGACCGTCATGGGTCACGTCGACCACGGTAAGACCCGCCTCCTCGACGCGATCCGCAAGACCAACGTGGTCGCGGGCGAGGCCGGTGGCATCACCCAGCACATCGGTGCCTACCAGGTCGCGACGCAGGTCAACGACGAGGACCGCAAGATCACCTTCATCGACACCCCGGGTCACGAGGCGTTCACCGCCATGCGTGCCCGTGGTGCCAAGTCCACCGACATCGCGATCCTCGTGGTCGCGGCGAACGACGGTGTCATGCCGCAGACGGTCGAGGCGCTCAACCACGCCAAGGCCGCGGACGTCCCGATCGTCGTCGCGGTCAACAAGATCGACGTCGAGGGCGCGGACCCGACGAAGGTGCGCGGTCAGCTGACCGAGTACGGCCTGGTGGCCGAGGAGTACGGCGGCGACACCATGTTCGTCGACATCTCCGCCAAGCAGGGCCTGAACATCGACAAGCTGCTCGAGGCCGTCGTCCTCACCGCCGACGCGGCGCTGGACCTGCGGGCCAACCCGGAGCAGGACGCGCAGGGCATCGCCATCGAGTCGCACCTCGACCGTGGCCGCGGTGCCGTCGCGACCGTCCTGGTCCAGCGAGGCACGCTGCGGGTCGGCGACACGATGGTGGTCGGCGACGCGTACGGCCGCGTCCGGGCGATGCTCGACGACAAGGGCAACAACGTCGAGGAGGCGACCCCGTCGACTCCCGTCCTGGTCCTGGGTCTCACCAACGTCCCGGGCGCCGGCGACAACTTCCTGGTCGTCGACGAGGACCGTACGGCCCGCCAGATCGCCGAGAAGCGCGCCGCGCGCGAGCGCAACGCCGCCTTCGCCAAGCGCGTCCGCCGGGTGTCCCTCGAGGACCTCGACAAGGTGCTCAAGGCCGGTCAGATCCAGGAACTCAACCTCATCATCAAGGGCGACGCGTCCGGTTCGGTCGAGGCTCTCGAGTCCTCGCTGCTCCAGCTCGACGTCGGTGAAGAGGTCGACATCCGGGTCCTGCACCGCGGTGTGGGTGCGGTCACCGAGTCCGACATCGACCTGGCGATGGGCTCCGACGCCATCGTCATCGGCTTCAACGTCCGTGCGGCCGGCCGTGCCGCGCAGATGGCGGAGCGCGAGGGCGTCGACGTCCGGTACTACTCGGTGATCTACCAGGCCATCGAGGAGATCGAGGCGGCCCTCAAGGGTCTGCTCAAGCCGGAGTACGAAGAGGTCGAGCTGGGTACGGCGGAGATCCGCGAGGTCTTCCGCTCGTCCAAGCTGGGCAACATCGCGGGTGTCCTCATCCGCTCCGGCGAGGTCAAGCGCAACACCAAGGCGCGCCTCATCCGCGACGGCAAGGTGGTCGCGGAGAACCTCAACATCGAGGGTCTGCGTCGCTTCAAGGACGACGTCACCGAGATCCGCGAAGGCTACGAGGGTGGTATCAACCTCGGAAACTTCAACGACATCAAGGTCGACGACATCATCGCGACGTACGAGATGCGCGAGAAGCCGCGCGGCTGA
- a CDS encoding YlxR family protein, which translates to MSGRTHARACPERTCVGCRERAAKSDLLRIVAVEGDCAPDPRGTLPGRGAYVHPVLSCFDLAVRRRAFPRSLRVQGPLDTADVRRYVEQATP; encoded by the coding sequence GTGTCTGGCCGGACGCATGCCCGCGCATGCCCTGAGCGAACCTGTGTGGGATGCCGGGAGCGGGCGGCCAAGAGCGATCTGCTGCGCATCGTGGCGGTCGAGGGCGACTGCGCCCCCGATCCTCGCGGTACGCTGCCCGGTCGGGGTGCCTATGTGCATCCCGTCCTGTCCTGTTTCGATCTGGCGGTCCGCCGCCGGGCGTTCCCCCGGTCCCTCCGGGTCCAGGGTCCGCTCGACACCGCGGACGTCCGCCGTTACGTCGAGCAGGCGACACCGTAA
- the nusA gene encoding transcription termination factor NusA produces the protein MDIDVKLLKGLAQEKEIPFELLVEAIESALLIAYHRTEGARRHARAVLDRQTGHVTVWAKEDPADLEEGQEPKEFDDTPSDFGRIAATTARQVIQQRLRDAENDVTFGEYARREGDIVAGVVQQGKDPKNVLVKLDDKLEAILPVQEQVPGEEYTHGLRLRTYVVRVAKGVRGPSVTLSRTHPNLVKKLFALEVPEIADGSVEIAAIAREAGHRTKIAVRSTRSGLNAKGACIGPMGGRVRNVMAELHGEKIDIVDWSDDPAEMVANALSPARVSKVEIVDLGARSARVTVPDYQLSLAIGKEGQNARLAARLTGWRIDIRPDTEQAGE, from the coding sequence GTGGACATCGATGTGAAGCTCCTTAAGGGCTTGGCACAAGAGAAGGAGATCCCCTTCGAGCTGCTGGTCGAGGCGATCGAGTCGGCCCTCCTCATCGCCTACCACCGCACCGAGGGAGCCCGCCGCCACGCCCGTGCCGTGCTGGACCGCCAGACCGGTCATGTGACGGTGTGGGCGAAGGAGGACCCGGCCGACCTGGAGGAGGGGCAGGAGCCCAAGGAGTTCGACGACACCCCGTCGGACTTCGGACGGATCGCGGCGACCACCGCGCGCCAGGTCATCCAGCAGCGCCTGCGCGACGCCGAGAACGACGTCACGTTCGGTGAGTACGCCCGCCGCGAGGGCGACATCGTCGCCGGCGTGGTCCAGCAGGGCAAGGACCCGAAGAACGTCCTCGTGAAGCTGGACGACAAGCTCGAGGCCATCCTCCCCGTGCAGGAGCAGGTGCCCGGCGAGGAGTACACGCACGGCCTGCGCCTGCGCACGTACGTCGTCCGGGTGGCCAAGGGTGTCCGCGGCCCGTCCGTCACCCTTTCGCGTACGCATCCCAATCTGGTGAAGAAGCTCTTCGCGCTGGAGGTCCCGGAGATCGCCGACGGCTCCGTCGAGATCGCCGCGATCGCCCGCGAGGCCGGCCACCGCACCAAGATCGCCGTCCGCTCCACCCGCTCGGGGCTCAACGCCAAGGGCGCCTGCATCGGCCCGATGGGCGGCCGTGTCCGCAACGTGATGGCCGAGCTGCACGGCGAGAAGATCGACATCGTCGACTGGTCGGACGACCCGGCCGAGATGGTGGCGAACGCGCTGTCCCCCGCCCGGGTGTCCAAGGTGGAGATCGTCGACCTCGGCGCCCGCTCCGCCCGGGTGACCGTGCCGGACTACCAGCTGTCGCTGGCGATCGGCAAGGAGGGGCAGAACGCCCGCCTCGCTGCCCGCCTCACCGGCTGGCGCATCGACATCCGGCCCGACACCGAGCAGGCCGGGGAATAG
- the rimP gene encoding ribosome maturation factor RimP — translation MSTTQSERLRGLLEPLVSAKQLDLEEIEVSRAGRRRVLRVIVDSDEGVELDACAELSRAISDTLDETDAMGEGEYVLEVSSPGADRPLTEHRHYVRATGRLVKLQLHEGGDLVARILGVDDAGLDLEVPGLKGRKPTARRVEFPEIAKGRVEIEFNRKDKKEEEEA, via the coding sequence ATGAGCACCACCCAGAGCGAGAGGCTGCGCGGGCTGCTGGAACCGCTGGTCAGCGCCAAGCAGCTGGATCTCGAGGAGATCGAGGTGTCCCGGGCGGGCCGCCGACGGGTGCTGAGGGTCATCGTCGACTCGGACGAAGGCGTGGAACTCGACGCCTGTGCCGAGCTGAGCCGCGCCATCTCCGACACGCTCGACGAGACGGACGCGATGGGCGAGGGCGAGTACGTCCTCGAGGTGAGTTCCCCCGGCGCCGACCGCCCCCTCACCGAGCACCGCCACTACGTACGGGCCACCGGCCGCCTCGTGAAGCTGCAGCTGCACGAGGGCGGCGACCTGGTGGCCCGCATCCTGGGCGTGGACGACGCCGGGCTGGACCTGGAGGTCCCCGGCCTGAAGGGCCGCAAGCCCACCGCCAGGCGGGTGGAGTTCCCCGAGATCGCCAAGGGGCGCGTGGAGATCGAGTTCAACCGCAAGGACAAGAAGGAAGAGGAGGAGGCGTAG
- a CDS encoding ferritin-like domain-containing protein: MSALEAVQAALAAEHAAVYGYGVVGARIGAVRRAEAVAADAGHRSRRDALARTVRDLGGTPAASAAAYALPFPVADEESAVRLAAELEDGVAAVYSDLVRAAGGALRREAAGALREAAVRAVRWRGSGVAFPGLAERS; this comes from the coding sequence ATGAGCGCCCTGGAGGCCGTGCAGGCGGCGCTCGCGGCGGAGCACGCCGCCGTGTACGGGTACGGGGTCGTCGGAGCCCGGATCGGCGCGGTGCGCCGGGCGGAGGCCGTCGCGGCGGACGCCGGGCACCGCTCCCGGCGGGACGCGCTGGCGCGGACGGTGCGGGACCTGGGCGGTACGCCGGCCGCGTCGGCCGCGGCGTACGCGCTGCCGTTCCCGGTGGCGGACGAGGAGTCGGCCGTACGGCTCGCGGCGGAGCTGGAGGACGGCGTGGCCGCCGTGTACTCCGACCTGGTGCGTGCCGCGGGCGGCGCCCTGCGCCGGGAGGCGGCCGGGGCGCTGCGCGAGGCGGCGGTGCGGGCCGTTCGCTGGCGCGGGAGCGGCGTAGCCTTTCCTGGGCTCGCCGAGCGGTCGTGA
- a CDS encoding aminoglycoside phosphotransferase family protein has translation MADAAFAPPRRLVRALHEAPGQAEAERWLDRLPELTREALAAHGARAERVVEPGGRSSLVALVRRRDDEPAALKLAPPFAEPDLERDALVHWNGWGAVRVLEPGTGPGLLLERLQPEVSLRSLPEAKALLEAAGTVRKLWVAPPEGHGFESVGRRTARQAAALEAHLADPVAAPLVDAALAVREELVAGEPEALLLHGCFRQGKVLAGERAPWLTVGPEPVVGERAYDLARLVRDRVEDLVAETSGAAAARRRVHKLADSLDVDRERLRGWTLFRAVESASRAFTAERRPYGELLLEFASWL, from the coding sequence ATGGCTGACGCCGCCTTCGCACCACCGCGCCGGCTGGTCCGGGCGCTCCACGAGGCCCCCGGTCAGGCCGAGGCGGAAAGGTGGCTCGACCGGCTTCCCGAGCTGACGCGGGAGGCCCTGGCCGCCCACGGGGCGCGGGCCGAACGGGTGGTGGAGCCCGGCGGGCGCAGCAGCCTCGTGGCCCTCGTCCGGCGGCGGGACGACGAGCCGGCCGCGCTGAAACTGGCGCCGCCGTTCGCCGAGCCGGACCTGGAGCGGGACGCGCTGGTCCACTGGAACGGCTGGGGCGCGGTGCGGGTCCTGGAGCCGGGTACGGGCCCGGGCCTGCTGCTGGAGCGGCTGCAGCCGGAGGTGTCGCTGCGCTCGCTGCCGGAGGCGAAGGCGCTGCTGGAGGCGGCGGGCACGGTTCGCAAGCTGTGGGTGGCGCCGCCGGAGGGGCACGGTTTCGAGTCGGTCGGGCGGCGTACGGCGCGGCAGGCCGCGGCGCTGGAGGCGCACCTGGCCGACCCGGTGGCCGCCCCGCTGGTGGACGCCGCGCTGGCGGTGCGCGAGGAACTGGTGGCGGGCGAGCCGGAGGCGCTGCTGCTGCACGGCTGTTTCCGGCAGGGCAAGGTGCTGGCGGGGGAGCGGGCCCCGTGGCTGACCGTGGGGCCGGAGCCCGTGGTGGGCGAGCGGGCGTACGACCTGGCGCGGCTGGTCAGGGACCGGGTGGAGGACCTGGTCGCGGAGACCTCGGGGGCGGCGGCGGCCCGGCGCCGCGTCCACAAGCTGGCCGACTCGCTGGACGTGGACCGCGAGCGGCTGCGGGGCTGGACCCTGTTCCGGGCGGTGGAGTCCGCGAGCCGGGCGTTCACGGCCGAGAGGCGGCCGTACGGCGAACTGCTGCTGGAGTTCGCGAGCTGGTTGTAG
- a CDS encoding slipin family protein, with protein MVEELLTALFLTGSAAVAYVAAALRVVKQYEQGVVLRFGRLQSRIRGPGLTMIVPFVDRMRKVSLQIVTMPVPAQDGITRDNVTVRVDAVIYFKVVDPADAVIRVEDYRFAVSQIAQTSLRSIIGKSDLDDLLSNREKLNQGLELMIDNPAVEWGVTIDRVEIKDVSLPETMKRSMARQAEADRERRARLINADAEFQASKKLAEAAREMADTPSALQLRLLQTVMAVAAEKNSTLVLPIPVELLRFLERSAESAEHQMAAPHRHEEPAESERALEPGHTAAPSASHPHPHAAARVPTHEPAPHVPVRDDDAGTAGCI; from the coding sequence ATGGTCGAGGAACTGTTGACCGCGCTGTTCCTGACGGGATCCGCGGCGGTGGCCTACGTGGCGGCCGCTCTGCGGGTCGTGAAGCAGTACGAGCAGGGCGTCGTCCTGCGCTTCGGGCGGCTGCAGAGCCGGATCCGGGGGCCCGGCCTCACCATGATCGTTCCGTTCGTGGACCGGATGCGCAAGGTGAGCCTGCAGATCGTCACCATGCCGGTGCCGGCCCAGGACGGCATCACCCGCGACAACGTCACGGTGCGGGTGGACGCGGTGATCTACTTCAAGGTCGTCGACCCGGCCGACGCCGTGATCCGCGTCGAGGACTACCGCTTCGCCGTCTCGCAGATCGCGCAGACCTCGCTGCGCTCGATCATCGGCAAGAGCGACCTGGACGACCTGCTCTCCAACCGGGAGAAGCTCAACCAGGGCCTGGAGCTGATGATCGACAACCCGGCGGTGGAGTGGGGCGTGACCATCGACCGGGTCGAGATCAAGGACGTGTCGCTGCCGGAGACGATGAAGCGCTCGATGGCCCGGCAGGCCGAGGCCGACCGGGAGCGGCGGGCCCGGCTGATCAACGCGGACGCCGAGTTCCAGGCGTCGAAGAAGCTCGCCGAGGCGGCGAGGGAGATGGCCGACACACCGTCCGCCCTCCAGCTGCGGCTGCTGCAGACCGTCATGGCCGTCGCCGCCGAGAAGAACTCGACGCTCGTGCTGCCGATCCCCGTGGAGCTCCTGCGCTTCCTGGAGCGGTCCGCGGAGTCGGCCGAACACCAGATGGCGGCGCCCCACCGGCACGAGGAGCCCGCGGAGAGCGAGCGGGCGCTCGAACCCGGGCACACCGCCGCGCCCTCGGCGTCGCACCCGCATCCGCACGCGGCGGCCCGGGTCCCGACGCACGAACCGGCGCCGCACGTCCCGGTACGGGACGACGACGCCGGTACGGCCGGCTGCATCTGA
- a CDS encoding proline--tRNA ligase yields MAQVQRMSRLMVKTLRDDPADAETLSHKLLVRAGYVRRNAAGIWSWLPLGKKVLENVARVVREEMDAIGGQEVLLPALLPKEPYEATGRWDEYGAELFRLQDRKGGDYLLGPTHEEIFTQLVKDQCTSYKDLPVILYQIQAKYRDEARPRSGILRGREFLMKDSYSFDTTDEGLAEAYGLHRKAYSAIFDRLGFRYKIVSAISGAMGGSQSEEFLAPAAAGEDLFVYCPSCDYAANTEAVTFTGGEAADASAHGPVEELDTPDTPTIETLAEYLGVSASATLKNLLVKVDGEIVAVGVPGDREVDMGKLEDHLAPAVVEMVTAEDFVNRPDLVRGYVGPQGLDKVRYIADPRVAPGTAWITGANKADTHAKNVVCGRDFEVDQYLDVVVVEEGDPCPNCGTGLKLDRAIEIGHIFQLGRKYADAFQLDVLGQNGKPVRVTMGSYGIGVSRIVAALAEQSADDKGLCWPREIAPADVHVVAAGKALQTELALEVSEKLGRQGLRVLVDDRAGVSPGVKFTDAELIGVPHILVAGRRSGEGVVELKDRRTGEREELTVDEAIARLTA; encoded by the coding sequence ATGGCCCAGGTCCAGCGCATGTCCCGGTTGATGGTCAAGACACTGCGCGACGACCCGGCGGACGCCGAGACGCTCAGCCACAAGCTGCTCGTACGCGCCGGTTACGTCCGCCGCAACGCCGCCGGCATCTGGTCCTGGCTGCCGCTCGGCAAGAAGGTCCTGGAGAACGTCGCCCGCGTCGTGCGCGAGGAGATGGACGCCATCGGCGGCCAGGAGGTCCTGCTGCCCGCGCTGCTGCCCAAGGAGCCGTACGAGGCGACGGGCCGCTGGGACGAGTACGGCGCCGAGCTGTTCCGCCTCCAGGACCGCAAGGGCGGCGACTACCTCCTCGGCCCCACCCACGAGGAGATCTTCACCCAGCTGGTCAAGGATCAGTGCACGTCCTACAAGGACCTGCCGGTGATCCTCTACCAGATCCAGGCGAAGTACCGTGACGAGGCCCGCCCGCGCTCCGGCATCCTGCGCGGCCGCGAGTTCCTGATGAAGGACTCGTACTCCTTCGACACCACCGACGAGGGCCTGGCCGAGGCGTACGGCCTGCACCGCAAGGCGTACAGCGCGATCTTCGACCGCCTGGGCTTCCGCTACAAGATCGTTTCTGCGATCTCCGGCGCCATGGGCGGCTCGCAGTCCGAGGAGTTCCTCGCGCCCGCCGCCGCCGGCGAGGACCTCTTCGTCTACTGCCCGTCCTGCGACTACGCCGCCAACACCGAGGCCGTCACCTTCACCGGCGGCGAGGCGGCCGACGCCTCCGCGCACGGCCCGGTCGAGGAGCTGGACACCCCCGACACCCCGACGATCGAGACGCTCGCCGAGTACCTGGGCGTCTCGGCCTCCGCCACCCTCAAGAACCTCCTGGTCAAGGTGGACGGCGAGATCGTCGCCGTCGGCGTGCCGGGCGACCGCGAGGTCGACATGGGCAAGCTGGAGGACCACCTGGCCCCGGCCGTCGTCGAGATGGTCACCGCCGAGGACTTCGTGAACCGCCCCGACCTCGTCCGCGGCTACGTCGGCCCGCAGGGCCTGGACAAGGTCCGCTACATCGCCGACCCGCGCGTCGCGCCCGGCACCGCCTGGATCACCGGCGCCAACAAGGCCGACACCCACGCGAAGAACGTCGTCTGCGGCCGCGACTTCGAGGTCGACCAGTACCTCGACGTGGTCGTCGTCGAGGAGGGCGACCCCTGCCCCAACTGCGGCACCGGCCTGAAGCTGGACCGCGCCATCGAGATCGGCCACATCTTCCAGCTCGGCCGCAAGTACGCCGACGCCTTCCAGCTCGACGTCCTCGGCCAGAACGGCAAGCCCGTCCGCGTCACCATGGGCTCGTACGGCATCGGCGTGTCGCGCATCGTCGCCGCGCTCGCCGAGCAGAGCGCCGACGACAAGGGCCTGTGCTGGCCGCGCGAGATCGCCCCGGCCGACGTCCACGTCGTCGCCGCCGGCAAGGCCCTCCAGACCGAGCTGGCCCTGGAGGTCTCCGAGAAGCTGGGCCGGCAGGGCCTGCGCGTCCTGGTCGACGACCGCGCGGGCGTCTCCCCGGGCGTGAAGTTCACGGACGCGGAGCTGATCGGCGTCCCGCACATCCTGGTGGCCGGCCGCCGCTCGGGCGAGGGCGTCGTCGAGCTGAAGGACCGCCGCACGGGCGAGCGCGAGGAACTGACGGTGGACGAGGCGATCGCCCGCCTCACCGCCTGA
- a CDS encoding GNAT family N-acetyltransferase encodes MDDVAVGPLDLAARVDDALAVQALAFGLTSGEVAVRRHIVLRHMACRGARAYGATTPAGRLVGFVYGMPNDRAHWWSTIVQPYLVRSGTEHWLDDAFVITELHVHPDYQGRGIGTELITTITATAEEPRTILSAIDTESPARRLYRSLGYVDLARQVHFPSAARPYAVMGAPLPLRRR; translated from the coding sequence ATGGATGACGTCGCGGTCGGACCGCTCGACCTCGCGGCGCGCGTGGACGACGCGCTGGCCGTGCAAGCCCTCGCCTTCGGCCTCACCTCCGGCGAGGTCGCGGTGCGCCGCCACATCGTGCTGCGCCACATGGCCTGCCGGGGCGCCCGCGCGTACGGCGCGACGACCCCGGCGGGACGGCTGGTCGGCTTCGTCTACGGCATGCCCAACGACCGCGCCCACTGGTGGTCCACCATCGTCCAGCCGTACCTGGTCAGGAGCGGCACCGAGCACTGGCTCGACGACGCGTTCGTCATCACCGAGCTGCACGTCCACCCGGACTACCAGGGCCGGGGCATCGGCACGGAGCTGATCACCACGATCACCGCGACCGCCGAGGAACCCCGCACGATCCTCTCCGCGATCGACACCGAGAGCCCGGCCCGCCGCCTCTACCGCTCCCTCGGCTACGTGGACCTCGCCCGCCAGGTCCACTTCCCGAGCGCGGCGCGCCCGTACGCGGTGATGGGCGCGCCTCTGCCGTTGCGGCGGCGGTGA
- a CDS encoding GNAT family N-acetyltransferase — MLTHTTTRVLEPGDLGAALAVLESDPVANAFVTARVQVAGLDPWRLGGEMWGWYTEGRLRSLCYSGANLVPICATPDAVRAFADRARRTGRRCSSIVGPAEPTAHLWRLLEPSWGPARDVRPHQPLMVTERPSPDIEPDPHVRRVRKDEMDLIMPACVAMFTEEVGISPMAGDGGLLYQARVAELVGSGRSFARFEDDKVVFKAEIGAATSKACQIQGVWVAPEYRGRGLSETGMAAVLRYALADVAPVVSLYVNDYNTPARAAYRRVGFREVGAFMSVLF, encoded by the coding sequence GTGTTGACCCACACCACCACCCGGGTCCTGGAACCCGGCGACCTCGGCGCCGCGCTCGCCGTCCTGGAGAGCGACCCCGTCGCCAACGCGTTCGTCACCGCACGCGTCCAGGTCGCGGGGCTGGACCCCTGGCGTCTCGGCGGCGAGATGTGGGGCTGGTACACGGAGGGCCGGCTCCGCTCGCTGTGCTACTCCGGCGCCAACCTGGTCCCGATCTGCGCCACGCCCGACGCCGTCCGCGCCTTCGCCGACCGCGCCCGGCGCACCGGCCGCCGCTGCTCCTCCATCGTCGGGCCCGCCGAGCCCACCGCCCACCTCTGGCGGCTCCTCGAACCGAGCTGGGGCCCCGCCCGCGACGTACGCCCCCACCAGCCGCTCATGGTCACCGAGCGGCCCTCGCCCGACATCGAGCCCGACCCGCACGTCCGCCGCGTCCGCAAGGACGAGATGGACCTGATCATGCCCGCGTGCGTGGCCATGTTCACCGAGGAGGTCGGCATCTCGCCGATGGCCGGCGACGGCGGACTGCTCTACCAGGCGCGCGTCGCCGAACTCGTCGGCTCCGGCCGCTCCTTCGCCCGCTTCGAGGACGACAAGGTCGTCTTCAAGGCCGAGATCGGCGCCGCCACCTCCAAGGCCTGCCAGATCCAGGGCGTCTGGGTCGCGCCCGAGTACCGCGGCCGGGGCCTGTCCGAGACCGGCATGGCGGCGGTCCTGCGCTACGCCCTGGCCGACGTGGCACCCGTCGTCAGCCTGTACGTCAACGACTACAACACCCCCGCCCGCGCCGCGTACCGCAGAGTCGGGTTCCGTGAGGTGGGCGCCTTCATGAGCGTGCTGTTCTGA